The Haloterrigena turkmenica DSM 5511 nucleotide sequence GTAAAAGAAGGCGACGAATACCACATCGGTCCGAAATTCCTCGACCTGGGCGAACACGCCCGGAGCCGAAAGGTGGGCTACCAGTTCGCGGACGACGCCGTGAGAGAACTGACGGACGCAACCGACGAAGAGGTCGATTTCGTGATCGAGGACCACGGCCGCGTCGTCACAATCTCGGAATCGTACCATAAGTGGGTGAAGCACCCCGACGAAAGCGATTCGAATCGCTACCGTGCCCGAATGGGGACGTATTACCACATGCACGCTACCGCGTCCGGGAAAGCGATTCTCGCCGAACTGCCCCGGGAGCGTACCGAAGCGATCCTCGATCGGTGGGGACTACCGGCGAACACGGACAATACGATTACCGATCACCGGGCCTTCTTCGAGGAACTCGAGCGCGTCGACGATCGGGGATACGCGATCGACGACGAGGAATTCACTGCGGGACTGCGCAGCGTCGGGATGGCGGTCGACCGACCGGACGGCCCTCCCATCGGTGCTATGAGCGTCTCGGGACCGAGCTACCGCATTACCGATGAGGTAATCGACCAAAATATCGTGCCGGTGCTCGAGCGGACCGTCGAATCGTTCGAACGACGGTTGGCGAACGACCGTAGTGACGGTCCGTAGCGGGCCGAACGCGGCGCGTCGGAAAGCGTCGGCGTTCTCCGGCGGATCGAACGCGACTCCGCTCCCGAGACGATCGGCTCGCGAAGTCGGTGATCGACG carries:
- a CDS encoding IclR family transcriptional regulator, with the protein product MMDRPKDPTLKTTARSLALIDRIQERGGANLPQLAEDLSLAKSTVYKHVSTLYECGYLVKEGDEYHIGPKFLDLGEHARSRKVGYQFADDAVRELTDATDEEVDFVIEDHGRVVTISESYHKWVKHPDESDSNRYRARMGTYYHMHATASGKAILAELPRERTEAILDRWGLPANTDNTITDHRAFFEELERVDDRGYAIDDEEFTAGLRSVGMAVDRPDGPPIGAMSVSGPSYRITDEVIDQNIVPVLERTVESFERRLANDRSDGP